One region of Mus musculus strain C57BL/6J chromosome 3, GRCm38.p6 C57BL/6J genomic DNA includes:
- the Ahcyl1 gene encoding S-adenosylhomocysteine hydrolase-like protein 1 isoform 3 (isoform 3 is encoded by transcript variant 4) — MDGWQANMILDDGGDLTHWVYKKYPNVFKKIRGIVEESVTGVHRLYQLSKAGKLCVPAMNVNDSVTKQKFDNLYCCRESILDGLKRTTDVMFGGKQVVVCGYGEVGKGCCAALKALGAIVYITEIDPICALQACMDGFRVVKLNEVIRQVDVVITCTGNKNVVTREHLDRMKNSCIVCNMGHSNTEIDVTSLRTPELTWERVRSQVDHVIWPDGKRVVLLAEGRLLNLSCSTVPTFVLSITATTQALALIELYNAPEGRYKQDVYLLPKKMDEYVASLHLPSFDAHLTELTDDQAKYLGLNKNGPFKPNYYRY, encoded by the exons ATGGATGGGTGGCAGGCTAACATG ATCCTGGATGATGGGGGAGACTTAACCCACTGGGTTTATAAGAAGTATCCAAACGTGTTTAAGAAGATCCGAGGCATTGTGGAAGAGAGCGTGACTGGTGTTCACAG GCTGTATCAGCTCTCCAAAGCTGGGAAGCTCTGTGTTCCAGCCATGAATGTCAATGATTCTGTTACCAAACAGAAGTTTGATAACCTGTACTGCTGCCGAGAATCCATTTTGGATGG CCTGAAGAGGACCACGGATGTGATGTTTGGTGGGAAACAGGTGGTGGTGTGTGGCTATGGTGAG GTAGGAAAGGGCTGCTGTGCTGCTCTCAAGGCCCTTGGAGCAATTGTCTACATAACAGAAATTGACCCCATCTGTGCTCTGCAGGCCTG cATGGATGGGTTCAGGGTGGTGAAGCTGAATGAAGTCATCCGGCAGGTGGACGTTGTAATTACTTGCACAG GAAATAAGAATGTAGTGACTCGGGAGCACTTGGACCGAATGAAAAATAGTTGTATTGTGTGCAATATGGGCCATTCCAACACGGAGATCGACGTG ACCAGCCTCCGCACTCCAGAACTAACATGGGAGCGTGTACGTTCTCAGGTGGACCATGTCATCTGGCCTGATGGCAAACGGGTCGTCCTTCTAGCAGAG GGCCGTTTACTTAATCTGAGCTGCTCCACAGTCCCTACCTTTGTTCTTTCCATCACGGCTACAACACAG GCTTTGGCACTGATAGAGCTTTACAACGCCCCGGAGGGACGCTACAAACAGGATGTGTACTTGCTTCCTAAGAAGATGG atgaataTGTTGCCAGCTTGCACTTACCATCATTTGATGCCCACCTGACAGAACTGACAGATGACCAAGCAAAGTATCTGGGACTCAACAAAAATGGGCCATTCAAACCTAATTATTACAG aTACTAA
- the Ahcyl1 gene encoding S-adenosylhomocysteine hydrolase-like protein 1 isoform X2, whose product MISGGALTAVSTWMGGRLTWLYQLSKAGKLCVPAMNVNDSVTKQKFDNLYCCRESILDGLKRTTDVMFGGKQVVVCGYGEVGKGCCAALKALGAIVYITEIDPICALQACMDGFRVVKLNEVIRQVDVVITCTGNKNVVTREHLDRMKNSCIVCNMGHSNTEIDVTSLRTPELTWERVRSQVDHVIWPDGKRVVLLAEGRLLNLSCSTVPTFVLSITATTQALALIELYNAPEGRYKQDVYLLPKKMDEYVASLHLPSFDAHLTELTDDQAKYLGLNKNGPFKPNYYR is encoded by the exons ATGATTTCTGGTGGTGCATTGACCGCTGTGTCAACATGGATGGGTGGCAGGCTAACATG GCTGTATCAGCTCTCCAAAGCTGGGAAGCTCTGTGTTCCAGCCATGAATGTCAATGATTCTGTTACCAAACAGAAGTTTGATAACCTGTACTGCTGCCGAGAATCCATTTTGGATGG CCTGAAGAGGACCACGGATGTGATGTTTGGTGGGAAACAGGTGGTGGTGTGTGGCTATGGTGAG GTAGGAAAGGGCTGCTGTGCTGCTCTCAAGGCCCTTGGAGCAATTGTCTACATAACAGAAATTGACCCCATCTGTGCTCTGCAGGCCTG cATGGATGGGTTCAGGGTGGTGAAGCTGAATGAAGTCATCCGGCAGGTGGACGTTGTAATTACTTGCACAG GAAATAAGAATGTAGTGACTCGGGAGCACTTGGACCGAATGAAAAATAGTTGTATTGTGTGCAATATGGGCCATTCCAACACGGAGATCGACGTG ACCAGCCTCCGCACTCCAGAACTAACATGGGAGCGTGTACGTTCTCAGGTGGACCATGTCATCTGGCCTGATGGCAAACGGGTCGTCCTTCTAGCAGAG GGCCGTTTACTTAATCTGAGCTGCTCCACAGTCCCTACCTTTGTTCTTTCCATCACGGCTACAACACAG GCTTTGGCACTGATAGAGCTTTACAACGCCCCGGAGGGACGCTACAAACAGGATGTGTACTTGCTTCCTAAGAAGATGG atgaataTGTTGCCAGCTTGCACTTACCATCATTTGATGCCCACCTGACAGAACTGACAGATGACCAAGCAAAGTATCTGGGACTCAACAAAAATGGGCCATTCAAACCTAATTATTACAGGTAA
- the Ahcyl1 gene encoding S-adenosylhomocysteine hydrolase-like protein 1 isoform 4 (isoform 4 is encoded by transcript variant 5) — MISGGALTAVSTWMGGRLTWLYQLSKAGKLCVPAMNVNDSVTKQKFDNLYCCRESILDGLKRTTDVMFGGKQVVVCGYGEVGKGCCAALKALGAIVYITEIDPICALQACMDGFRVVKLNEVIRQVDVVITCTGNKNVVTREHLDRMKNSCIVCNMGHSNTEIDVTSLRTPELTWERVRSQVDHVIWPDGKRVVLLAEGRLLNLSCSTVPTFVLSITATTQALALIELYNAPEGRYKQDVYLLPKKMDEYVASLHLPSFDAHLTELTDDQAKYLGLNKNGPFKPNYYRY, encoded by the exons ATGATTTCTGGTGGTGCATTGACCGCTGTGTCAACATGGATGGGTGGCAGGCTAACATG GCTGTATCAGCTCTCCAAAGCTGGGAAGCTCTGTGTTCCAGCCATGAATGTCAATGATTCTGTTACCAAACAGAAGTTTGATAACCTGTACTGCTGCCGAGAATCCATTTTGGATGG CCTGAAGAGGACCACGGATGTGATGTTTGGTGGGAAACAGGTGGTGGTGTGTGGCTATGGTGAG GTAGGAAAGGGCTGCTGTGCTGCTCTCAAGGCCCTTGGAGCAATTGTCTACATAACAGAAATTGACCCCATCTGTGCTCTGCAGGCCTG cATGGATGGGTTCAGGGTGGTGAAGCTGAATGAAGTCATCCGGCAGGTGGACGTTGTAATTACTTGCACAG GAAATAAGAATGTAGTGACTCGGGAGCACTTGGACCGAATGAAAAATAGTTGTATTGTGTGCAATATGGGCCATTCCAACACGGAGATCGACGTG ACCAGCCTCCGCACTCCAGAACTAACATGGGAGCGTGTACGTTCTCAGGTGGACCATGTCATCTGGCCTGATGGCAAACGGGTCGTCCTTCTAGCAGAG GGCCGTTTACTTAATCTGAGCTGCTCCACAGTCCCTACCTTTGTTCTTTCCATCACGGCTACAACACAG GCTTTGGCACTGATAGAGCTTTACAACGCCCCGGAGGGACGCTACAAACAGGATGTGTACTTGCTTCCTAAGAAGATGG atgaataTGTTGCCAGCTTGCACTTACCATCATTTGATGCCCACCTGACAGAACTGACAGATGACCAAGCAAAGTATCTGGGACTCAACAAAAATGGGCCATTCAAACCTAATTATTACAG aTACTAA